The DNA sequence GGGGCATCTTTGGTTTTAAACAGTTGTTTCCCAAATtgggataatttaaaaaataaatctcctgATGATATGCCATAAAGATTAATTATTAGTTATGTCACATGACATGTAGTCTCAGTTTAATTCCTATGTATTTTGTTATGCCATAGGGATTAGTCATTGTTTGGGGGCCCAAGGAGCCCATTTCCCAGGAGCTTAACTTACACTATAAGTCTCTGTCTTCTGTACATGTCTTAACATCTTTGGCTCCTAGGAGAAAATGTCTGTCACTCAGATCTGTTAGCTAGAATTAGGCTCTGGTTACTTGAAAATACACACGAATGCAGGTTCTCTGTcaacaattattttaaacatgtatTGGAGACATCTCTCTTTTAACTAGAGAATGTTTAGCAAGATTCCTCTGCAGGTATAGTTTAAAATGCCTTTGTATTTCAATATTCAGAAACACTTAATGGTGAATTTAGAACAATTTTCTCTGTAACATCAAAGATGGATGTGtctgaaaaaatacagaataagcAAATGGTAGCCCTCTTCTCTCgttctctttctgtttccttttaacatttttttttccagaccagATTCTGCAATGAAATCCAGAGTTTATGATCACAGAGAAGCTCCTTCATTTTCCTGCTATGCTGAGGGTTGCATTCATCTGTCCTCCAGATGGTCATGGACAGTCCAGACTTATGGACTCGCTCTGCTCAGAAAATGAGATGAATTCTTTTGGATTTGTTTTGGGGTTGCCATGGAATAGTTTCTTATCATCAGGCTagaacattaggaaaaaaatgtaccaAGTTGACTTTCCTGTTTAACTGGGAAGCAGGCAAATAACtcaggtattttgttttgttttgcttttgttttatttctgctcttgGCCAAATATTGAAAAACACATGACTTCAGGAAAGTGATACGCTTCCACTTCTTTAGACTTAGTTCAACATATGGAGAAAATACAGTTATTCTTCTAGTCCAGAACCTCTTCACTCAATTTTCATTACACATATGTGTAGAGGTCACCAGTATACCCTCCTGTTGTCTAGAAGGGAGGGCAGAGAATAGAACCCCTCCATGTCTATCTGCCTTTTCTTTAAGGAAAGATCTCAGTGGTGGATCCCACTGCATCGAGAACACAAAATAACCACTTTTGCCAGCCAACCACTTCGAGAACTTGAGAGAGTTTTCAGGCACCTCTCTTTGATGTGGGTAAAGATTGAATATTTCAGTTAGAGCCAAACCAAAGGTATTGATAGATAAATCTATCAGAGGTATTCATACTCTCTATGTACATCTTTATATACATCTACTAATATACACCAGTGGACTATTTGgtatcctgtttcttttcttaatttaccACCAGCATGATAATTTTCTCCACTAGAACGACACCCTGTAATTTAATAATTGTTCTATTGTTGATCATTAATTTtccatatttaatattataaacagTACTTCAATGTACCTTTGGTTtagtttttcatgattttattaatgtgatgatATATTTCTACCATAGCTTATTAACAATGAAATCTCtcataaaaatatatagcttttatTGTCATCAGGATTAAGACTGTAGATCATTACTGTAGATCATTACTATGAGAGTTGATTAAACCACGTTCTTCATTTGgtgtaaaattttcattttcaatctaTATTCTACATCTCTTGGCTcataattcaaaaattaaaagcattttatgatggaaaccggggatgtactgtatggtgactaacataatataataaaaaatcattaaaaaaagtgttttatgaGCTGCAGACCTCAAAAATTTATCACAATCCCCAAAAATGGAGTGCTAAAAAACTTTGCTTCAGATATATGTTCCTGAGAGACTCAGTGAAAAAAAGAGAGTATACATTTTATAGAATCACGGTAGGTGGTACCTTGCTGGCAGAAGCTTCTTAAGGATTTTCAGAGAACAGAGGCTCATTTCTGTGTGGCTTTGAATTGTATCtttgattctattttaaaatccatCAAACAGTCGAACTTCGTTAATCATCTCTATGTATCGTGGTAAAGGTTGGAATCATTaagttttttaatgtttctgcttttgtttaacTCAATTTTGATCAGTGGGATCTACTGAGACATTTATCATTTCGAATAATTTGATAGCAGCGTTTTTGttcttataaaaacaatatttgatACCAATGCTATATTTTTTGAAGTTAATATGaacttgtttttttcctcccattttagaacacaaaatttaacatttgttttcctAAGCCTGACATATGGCAGAAATGGGGGAGGAGAACTGCACCTCTGTGACAGAGTTCATTCTTCTCGGATTAGCAGGTGCCCCTGAGCTCAGAGTCTTCCTCTTCCTGGTGTTCCTTCTCATCTATGGAGTCACCGTTGCAGGAAATCTGGGCATGATTGCAGTGATTCAGGTCAGCTCTCCACTTCAcactcccatgtactttttcctcagcCACTTGTCCTTTGTGGATTTTTGCTACTCCACAATCATCGTGCCAAAGGTGCTGTCCAATATCTTAAAGGGGGACAAAGCCATCTCCTTCCTGGGATGCATGGTGCAATTCTATTTATTTTGCACATGTGTGGTGACTGAGGTCTTCCTGctggctgtgatggcctatgaccgcttcgtggccatctgcaacccaCTGTTGTACATGGTCACCATGTCCCAGAATGTCTGTATGGAGCTGGTATCTTGCTGCTACCTCTGGGGGATGACGTGTTCTCTGATCCACTTGTGTTTAGCTCTGGAGATCCCATCCTATAGATCCAATGTGATTAACCACTTCTTTTGCGATCTACCTCCTCTCTTATCGCTTGCTTGCTCTGATGTCTCTATTAACGAACTCACGGTGTTCATTGTGGCCACTGTCAATGAGATCATCACCATCGTGATCATTTTCACCTCCTACTTGCTGATTCTCATCACCATCCTGAGGATGCGCTCTGCAGAGGGAAGGCGCAAAgccttttccacctgtgcctcccacctCACAGCCATCCTTGTCTTCCATGGAacaattcttttcatttattgccGGCCCAGTTCTGGCTACAGTGTAGAGACTGACAAGGTGGCCACAGTATTCTACACCATAGTGATCCCCATGCTGAACCCTCTTATCTATAGTTTGAGGAACAAGGATGTGAAAGAAGCTCTCGGAAAAGTAGTGAGCTCcaaaatattttcctagaaaatataTCCTTAGGAGGACTCAGGGTCCCAAAGTGGAGGCTGGTGGGGTGGTGAATGGGTGGGCTGTAGTGTTCCAGTGGAGGGAAGAGCCAGGAGGTAGGTGTTTCTGAGTGATTCCTTTTGATTCACTTGCCTTTGTGCTTTCAATTTGCCGCAAGGGTAGGATTGTGCACATTTCAAACTTGAAGCCtacctctttcctctcctttagTTTATAATGGCTTAAATGGATATTAGAATGAATTCTTCAGACGCATTTAGTTTGTGTATAACCTTCATGGAGCTTAATTGAAAATCACACTTTCTTTTGTTACCTATTATGAAGCTTATCCTTTCCAAAGTTGAATTCCTCCTATTTTACAGTGAAGAATACGTCTTTGCCCAACAGTTTATATACAGAATAAACTTCCACATGTATATgtgtctttttaaactttttttaagctttattgtctatttctggtttctttattatttttgttgttactgttgcaGTGTCCAGTGTTTTCGGAGCTTCAGATATGATCTCATCTAAAAATATGAAGATAGTACTAATTACTTCCTAtgaattttaggaaaattaaGTTACATGTCACGTGCAGAGAGTCTACAATGACCCTGGATCAGaattagcccccccccccaactctcccaccctccctctcttatATATAGTACTTCTATTATATATCAACTGTCTGtctcatttacacacacacactcatatatacacacatatacaggaGTGCGTATATATAAAAATCTCCACACACAAGTATACTTGCCATCACTGAATAAATATTGCTTAGGTTATGACTTAGGTCACTCAtcacattgttttgtttgtttgtgtgtttgtttgttttttttactttgaatctCCATTCTAACTCCCACTGGAATAAAGTGCTGTCACTTAAAAGTGAATTCTAACCTACTTGTAGAACAcataaatagttcatttttaagcCGAATCATGGAATGTCCATCAAACAAATGTccgttgactgatgaatggataaagaagaagtagTATACATATGCTATGAAATATTAATCAACTACCAagaagaatgatatcttgccatttgcaatgatgtggatggcactagagagtattaggctaagggaaataagtcagtcagaggaagacaaatatcatatgattacactcatatgtggaatttaagaacaaaacagatgaacatgcaTGTGGGCAAGAGAGgtaaaccagaaaacagacttttacctatagagaagaaactgaaggttgctggggtgtaggtgggcaggggatgggtgaaataggtgatggtattaaggatggcacttgtGATGCACTCTGGGTATTGAatgaaatgttgaatcactgaattctatacctgaaactaatattacactgtatgttaactaactggaatttaaataaaaacttaaagaagaaaaaaaagctgtaaaaaattcattttcagtgTGCAtgtgcacttctttttttttttcatcattgtgGTTAATGAGTTAATTCTCTCTGCTATGATGGTGTATGATAGCTTCGAGCCATTCCCAACCCCTTCACCACACAGTTGCTGTGTCCCAGAAACCCTGTGCCATACCAGTGGTTCTATCATATGCATAGAGAGCAGCATGTTTCTTGATCCTCACATGTTCTGCTTTCAGAAGATCTCCTTGTGGTTCAACACAATCAACCACTTCTTCTGTTAGATCTCCTCACTAAGGTCTTTTGCTTGTTGTGGGTCTTATCTCAGCCAGTTACTTCTTTTCACTGCCACGACTATTAATGAGGTGAACACACTGCTCGTCATTCTCCTGTCTTAAGTGCTTTTCATTGCCACCAGCCTGCAGATGCACTCAGCAGGCGGGCACCACAAAATCTTCTCGAACCTGTCAGCTTCTCAAGCGACTGTCTTCAGCATTTTCCACAGCACTATTCTCTTCTACTTTGTGTGATAACTCCCAAAACTCCAAGCACACAGAGTGGTATCTGTGTTTACACAGTGGTGATCCCCATGTTGAATCCCCTCATCTCAGCCTGAGATAGAAGGACATCAAAGtcaaaaaataacacattttttccATATCGAATGGATGCATTGGTAAAAGCTTACTTCTGTTATTATAGAACATTTTTCTGTGATTGTTGAGTGACCTGCATATTaggctgatttaaaaaaaatcactttagatTTTCAAAAAGACAGAACATTTACAATAGATAGAATATCAATTTTAGGTCAGAAAAATTATACCTAGATCTGATAATATAAGCTCGGCCATTTGGTCTTTCTGAACCAGGCTTTAATTACAACTGATATAATATGATATAGTTCCTAAAGTGGTATGTGGGACAACATGAAATGTAGACATCTTGTCTGGCATATTGTGTGTGTGCAATAAATGCTAgttctattctcttttcttccctgatAACTGAGACGTTGTAGGTGTTAAATAAGCAatcaattttgtgttttaaacttAGTGAACTAGATGACAAGGAAAGATATACATGGTCTCATGTTCAAGAACCTCACAAGCCAGTGTTATTAGTAAATATCAAAATAGGGTTGGTGGGCAGACACAGTTCAAAATCATTTGTGGATAGCAGAGATTGTTTCATAACTGCATGCGTCTTTTGCTTGACCTTGAAGGGTGAGCAAGTTTttaggagaaacaaaagagaaagacaaaagatttATTCGGGAGTAAAGGACATGAACAATGTTGAAGAGGTGAGCATATATAGTTAAGTCCCTGACTCAACAGTATTTTTGAGCTACTATTTTATGCCGTATGCATACAAGTTCTGTTTCTAGGTACTCAAAGGAATGAAAAGTTACATAGGCTCAACctactattttaaattatttcggAAAAGTTCCAGTGTGGAGGATAAACATATTTACAAGAAGTTTAGAAACATTAGCCTGTTTCACAAGCCAATAGTGAGaacaaagacaaggaaaatgtACTCATATTCTGTTTCATCTTTCCTTTGTATCACCTATCAATCagcataaatatattattaatttatgtgGCCACTTGACCAAAAACATTCTCAATTCTCTTCATAAGAACTCCCTAAACAGTCTTCATACAATTATTGAATAGGTTTCTGGAAAATATTGAGagccattttctttccttaaatgttgttttatttttttatttttatttttaaaaaatattttatttatttgagagagggagagagcacaggcaggagggcaaagggagagggagagaatctcaatcagactccacactgagcagagagcccaatggaGCTTGATCctatgatcctgagatcaggacctgagccaaaatcaagaatccgaTGTTTGACCAACGGAACCAttcaggcgccccttaaatgttattttaaattaactgTCATTTTTAATGATAATCTAAGCAAATAAGTAATCAAAACTAGATTATTGTGTCTATTAGGAAGGATTAAACTTTTTCTAGTACtagtaatatttattataagatgGCCAAATAGATATGGGTTTCTAATTTCCAAACATGTTATGacatcatgtttttctttcttctatcatTAATTTTGCTTGAATTATTTATGTATCCTTTGTCCCATACTATTTGTTTTTGGATAACTCTCAAATTAGTTCAGAGAATTATGGAGAGAAAAATTACTAGCTATTTTGTTTAGGGTAAATAAAAACTGCACAATAATCTTATATTGGTTCACGAAACAATTTGAACGGTGATacgattttaaaaatatagtaagaaattaaaacaactttatttcaGAAATTTGGGTATATAATTACATCCTACGCtattttatataatcatatatattcaCATCTATGAAATCGCCTTCCTCTACACATTGTCACGTCCTTGATTTGTGCTTAGCTGGAACACTGTAGAAAAGTAGCAGAAAGATTATATTACTCTTGTTTGGAATCAATGATGACAATGGAAACTAACCTATGAAATTTTATTAGATGCTTCCTAGAGTTTACAAGGAAATTTAGATCTTCAAATAActacattagaaaagagaaaaacaattaaaactagAAACTCAGCTTCtacattaagaaatttaaaaaaaagaagaaaaaacaaaggaaggaaataataaagactaaagCACAAGCCAATAAAGTaggaagatgaaaacagagaagatTAATGAGTTTGTACTGTGAAAGGATTAATGTAACTGACAAAATTTTAGCTAGAATtactatgaaaaaagaaacaaggaacgAATTAACACGATCATTGTGAATAGTAACCTTGAAGTAAAACTGGTATTATTCACATTATACATgattttttaagaggaaaatccTAAGCAATCCccacacatacacgtgtgtgcACCATATTAGGACCATGAGAACTAATAATCAAATTCATCATGATCACAAAAGACAGCATCAATATATcaaaattatcttatttcttcCTAGTACCAAAATAAAATCCCGAtgtaaaactaagaaaataagttcctgaacacatgaaaatattggaatacttaaaataaacaacaaaagactatggaaaaactgaaaattaaaaacatagtgTAATTGGTACTGGTATATGGTGGGTGTATACTTCAGCATAATAGAATCGAGGGTCCagaattaaaaagatttatggtTGATTGATTCTGACATCCTGCCGAGGCAGTCTCCTGAAGTtggataatcttttcaataaatggcgATGAGCAAAAGggtatccatatgcaaaaaaggTACATTTCAATttacctcataccatacacaGACATTAGCTCAAAACAGATCATAGACTtaaatttcagaggaaaaatgCAGGTCATATAGCCAAGGGAGGATTTGtgccatatatatacatatatatatatatatatatatatatatatatatatatatatatgtatatatgtgtttgtgcccaaaatatgtaaagaactctaacagaatatagaaaacaaaacaaaacaaaaatttaaataggcCAAATATTTGACTAGACATTTATAGAAGTTGCAATCTGAAACAGAAATTGTGTAagatggaaagacagagagacgTATGCCCTGAGTTGCAGCTGTCCTGAATGAGGaattaaaacatcaaaaatgGCCTTAAGAACACCAACAATCACAACTATCACTTTCTTTTGACCCACAGATTTCTTTTCATGGGGCAATTcaaaaaaaagatagttggtgAGGACATATGTTCTCTTTCATTAATTGTGAAAGGTGATTTGAGAATGGAGAACCAAGGGAACGTCTCCTCACCCATGGGGGCAGTCTTCCGCACAGCAATTTTAGGAACGTGTTGTATGGTAGTTGAGAGGACacaaatttatttacttgaaattgCTTTCCAACCACACATACCTTAAAAGTTTAAGTGTACATCCAGTGATACACAGGCGCAGATAGAATACTGGGGCCTAGATTGATATTATAAAGTCAGAAGAAGAATACACCGAGAACAGATAATTGATGTAGTCCAATTCAATGGCTTCCATCATTGGACATGCACTCAAAAAATGCCACCTCAGAAATCTCTCTGggttcattcttttttccataCATTCATAAGAGTGAAAAACCAGAAGGCCACCATTGCTTTTATTGGCAATTTATGTTGAGTTGATCCAAGTGGCAACTGTCTGTGTTTCCATCATCTTCTTTGTAAGATAGGCATGAAACCCAGAACTGTTTCCTGGCTGGTTACTAGGAAGCGAAAAGGAATGAATACTTGCATAATATTTAGAATACTTTCCAACACCTAGCAAGAGCTCAATAAGTGTGATCTACTCTATAGTTTTCTGGCCAGCTGGATCATTACTTTTACGGTATTTAAAGGAATTCTGATGTGGCACTTGTCACTGTCTCCTACGGGAAGAATCTAAGGGATTCCTCACgtgattgggaaggaagaaatgttcATGCTATTTCTTTATGGCTTCATGGCTGTGTCCCACAGATATGACACTTAGATGTAGTATGACATAGCACCATGAAGGCTGAGAAGGGGCATCTTTGGTTTTAAACAGTTGTTTCCCAAATtgggataatttaaaaaataaatctcctgATGATATGCCATAAAGATTAATTATTAGTTATGTCACACGACATGTAGTCTCAGTTTAATTCTTATGTATTTTGTTATACCATAGGGATTAGTCATTGTTTGGGGGCCCAAGGAGCCCATTTCCCAGGAGCTTAACTTACACTATAAGTCTCTGTCTTCTGTACATGTCTTAACATCTTTGGCTCCTGGAGAAAATGTCTGTCACTCAGATCTGTTAGCTAGAATTAGGCTCTGGTTACTTGAAAATAGACATGAATGCAGGTTCTCTGTcaacaattattttaaacatgtatTGGAGACATCTCTCTTTTAACTAGAGAATGTTTAGCAAGATTCCTCTGCAGGTATAGTTTAAAAAGCCTTTGTATTTCAGTATTCAGAAACACTTAATGGTGAATTTAGAACAATTTTCTCTGTAACATCAAAGATGGATGTGtctgaaaaaatacagaataagcAAATGGTAGCCCTCTTCTCTCgttctctttctgtttccttttaacattttttttttccagaccagATTCTGCAATGAAATCCAGAGTTTATGATCACAGAGAAGCTCCTTCATTTTCCTGCTATGCTGAGGGTTGCATTCATCTGTCCTCCAGATGGTCATGGACAGTCCAGACTTATGGACTCGCTCTGCTCAGAAAATGAGATGAATTCTTTTGGATTTGTTTTGGGGTTGCCATGGAATAGTTTCTTATCATCAGGCTagaacattaggaaaaaaatgtaccaAGTTGACTTTCCTGTTTAACTGGGAAGCAGGCAAATAACtcaggtattttgttttgttttgcttttgttttatttctgctcttgGCCAGATATTGAAAAACACATGACTTCAGGAAAGTGATACGCTTCCACTTCTTTAGACTTAGTTCAACATATGGAGAAAATACAGTTATTCTTCTAGTCCAGACCTCTTCACTCAATTTCCATTACACATATGTGTAGAGGTCACCAGTATACTCCTCCTGCTGctagaagggagggaagagaatagaACCCCTCCATGTCTATCTGCCTTTTCTTTAAGGAAAGATCTCAGTGGTGGATCCCACTGCATCGAGTACACAAAATAACCACTTTTGCCAGCCAACCACTTCGAGAACTTGAGAGAGTTTTCAGGCACCTCTCTTTGATGCGGGTGAAGATTGAATATTTCAGTTAGAGCCAAACCAAAGGTATTGATAGATAAATCTATCAGAGGTATTCATACCCTCTATGTACATCTTTATATACATCTACTAATATACACCAGGTGGACTATTTGgtatcctctttcttttcttaatttaccACCAGCATGATAATTTTCTCCACTAGAAACGACACCCTGTAATTTAATAATTGTTCTATTGTTGATCATTAATTTtccatatttaatattataaacagTACTTCAATGTACCTTTGGTTtagtttttcatgattttattaatgtgatgatATATTTCTACCATAGCTTATTAACAATGAAATCTCtcataaaaatatatagcttttatTGTCATCAGGATTAAGACTGTAGATCATTACTGTAGATCATTACTATGAGAGTTGATTAAACCACGTTCTACATTTGgtgtaaaattttcattttcaatctaTATTCTACATCTCTTGGCTcataattcaaaaattaaaagcgTTTTATGAcagaaaccggggatatactctatggtgactaacataatataataaaaaatcattaaaaaaaaacgttTTATGAGCTGCAGACCTCAAAAAATTTATCACAATCCCCAAAAATGGAGTGCTAAAAAACTTTGCTTCAGATATATGTTCCTGAGAGACTCAGTGAAAAAAAGAGATTATACATTTTATAGAATCACGGTAGGTGGTATCTTGCTGGCCGAAGCTTCTTAAGGATTTTCAGAGAACAGAGGCTCATTTCTGTGTGTCTTTGAATTGTATCtttgattctattttaaaatccatCAAACAGTCGAACTTAGTTAATCATCTCTATGTATCGTGGTAAAGGTTGGAATCATTaagttttttaatgtttctgcttttgtttaacTCAATTTTGATCAGTGGGATCTACTGAGACATTTATCATTTCGAATTATTTGATAGCAGCGTTTTTGttcttataaaaacaatatttgatATCAATGCTATATTTTTTGAAGTTAATATGaacttgtttttctcctcccattttagaagaaacacaaaatttaacatttgttttcctAAGCCTGACATATGGCAGAAATGGGGGAGGAGAACTGCACCTCTGTGACAGAGTTCATTCTTCTCGGATTGGCAGGTGCCCCTGAGCTCAGAGTCTTCCTCTTCCTGGTGTTCCTTCTCATCTATGGAGTCACTGTTGCAGGAAATCTGGGCATGATTGCAGTGATTCAGGTCAGCTCTCCACTTCAcactcccatgtactttttcctcagtCACTTGTCCTTTGTGGATTTTTGCTACTCCACCATCATCGTGCCAAAGGTGCTGTCCAATATCTTAAAGGGGGACAAAGCCATCTCCTTCCTGGGATACATGGTGCAATTCTCTTTATTTTGCACATGTGTGGTGACTGAGGTCTTCCTGctggctgtgatggcctatgaccgcttcgtggccatctgcaacccaCTGTTGTACATGGTCACCATGTCCCAGAATGTCTGTATGGAGCTGGTATCTTGCTGCTACCTCTGGGGGATGACGTGTTCTCTGATCC is a window from the Ursus arctos isolate Adak ecotype North America unplaced genomic scaffold, UrsArc2.0 scaffold_23, whole genome shotgun sequence genome containing:
- the LOC125282459 gene encoding olfactory receptor 5L1-like; protein product: MAEMGEENCTSVTEFILLGLAGAPELRVFLFLVFLLIYGVTVAGNLGMIAVIQVSSPLHTPMYFFLSHLSFVDFCYSTIIVPKVLSNILKGDKAISFLGCMVQFYLFCTCVVTEVFLLAVMAYDRFVAICNPLLYMVTMSQNVCMELVSCCYLWGMTCSLIHLCLALEIPSYRSNVINHFFCDLPPLLSLACSDVSINELTVFIVATVNEIITIVIIFTSYLLILITILRMRSAEGRRKAFSTCASHLTAILVFHGTILFIYCRPSSGYSVETDKVATVFYTIVIPMLNPLIYSLRNKDVKEALGKVVSSKIFS
- the LOC125282472 gene encoding olfactory receptor 5L1-like, with the protein product MGEENCTSVTEFILLGLAGAPELRVFLFLVFLLIYGVTVAGNLGMIAVIQVSSPLHTPMYFFLSHLSFVDFCYSTIIVPKVLSNILKGDKAISFLGYMVQFSLFCTCVVTEVFLLAVMAYDRFVAICNPLLYMVTMSQNVCMELVSCCYLWGMTCSLIHLCLALEIPSYRSNVINHFFCDLPPLLSLACSDVSINELMVFIVATVNEIITIVVIFTSYLLILITILRMRSAEGRRKAFSTCASHLTAILVFHGTILFIYCRPSSGYSVETDKVATVFYTIVIPMLNPLIYSLWNKDVKEALGKVVSSKIFS